GCCATGCCAGTATGCGACACCAAATTGCAATGAAAGCCAGTCATCACGTTCAAAGGAATCCATTCTTTTTTCGTATATGTTCGCACATACGACAGATACCACGATCAGTTGGGACATCGCTATGAGGAGTGCTTTCATTTTCTCTGTAGAACGTAGAGGTGATGTGTCCTGAGAAAACTGGACATGGGATTCTCTTAAAAAGAGGATCCAACCATGAATAGACAACGCTATACTGCCGAGTTCAAACAGGAGGCAGTCAAACTGATATTAATCGACGGGACCCCGGTGAAGGAGGTTTCGCAGCAATTGGGAGTGCCTGAAGGGGTTCTTTACAGCTGGAAGCAGA
The window above is part of the Coraliomargarita sinensis genome. Proteins encoded here:
- a CDS encoding transposase, with protein sequence MNRQRYTAEFKQEAVKLILIDGTPVKEVSQQLGVPEGVLYSWKQ